One genomic window of Pseudomonas sp. LFM046 includes the following:
- a CDS encoding DUF4129 domain-containing protein, with translation MRLTDASVAIRPRSAWEAMDLGVMLARRHAGLLIASWAAITVPVFGLLTLICWNYPGLAIFLFWLFKPAYERLPLYILSRALFDDTPSLKEALRAYPRLLKPQLIASLTWRRLSTTRSFDLPVLQLEGLEGQARSQRLVVLGQRDAGGATWLTVIGVHLESALWFGLATLLYLMLPKQVAIDWDWQKLLEMASGDWLWLEHLSNSLYVLVLMVWEPVYVACGFTLYLNRRTSLEGWDIELQFRRLRQRLIGSAYGLLLGLGLLLTQIPQQAMADEAPALCLAPQAYLDGPDAERLTHQALTGKAAKQAITTLLDAPPFQNRETVTLWRLGDQDADQQPKPEDVEGWAKFFRNLFQLAEYAKSLDTVALVIKTLLWGLVFSLVVLLIWRYRDWLAAFAERLGLPQRAPREAPTVLFGLELAPESLPDDVAGEAERLWASQPREALGLLYRALLSRLLHDFRLPLKQSHTEGEVLQLVRHLENAELEGFSQTLTGHWQNLAYGHRLPAAELRQGLCDGWRSLFARGAAA, from the coding sequence ATGCGGCTGACTGATGCCAGCGTCGCGATCCGCCCGCGCAGCGCCTGGGAGGCCATGGACCTCGGCGTGATGCTGGCCCGCCGTCACGCCGGCCTGCTGATCGCCAGCTGGGCCGCGATCACCGTGCCGGTGTTCGGCCTGCTCACCCTGATCTGCTGGAACTACCCGGGCCTGGCAATTTTCCTTTTCTGGCTGTTCAAGCCGGCCTATGAACGGCTGCCGCTGTACATCCTTTCACGCGCGCTCTTCGACGACACACCGAGTCTCAAGGAAGCGCTTCGCGCCTACCCGCGCCTGCTAAAACCGCAGCTGATCGCCAGCCTCACCTGGCGTCGCCTCAGCACCACCCGCAGCTTCGACCTGCCGGTGCTGCAACTCGAAGGGCTTGAAGGCCAGGCGCGCAGCCAGCGGCTGGTGGTGCTGGGCCAGCGCGACGCGGGTGGCGCCACGTGGTTGACCGTGATCGGTGTGCACCTGGAGTCCGCCCTCTGGTTCGGCCTGGCCACCCTGCTCTACCTGATGCTGCCCAAGCAGGTGGCCATCGACTGGGACTGGCAGAAACTCCTGGAGATGGCTTCGGGCGACTGGCTCTGGCTTGAGCACCTGTCCAACAGCCTCTACGTGCTGGTGCTGATGGTCTGGGAACCGGTGTATGTCGCCTGCGGCTTCACCCTCTACCTCAACCGCCGCACCTCCCTGGAAGGCTGGGACATCGAGCTGCAGTTCCGCCGCCTGCGGCAGCGCCTGATCGGCAGCGCCTACGGCCTGCTGCTGGGCCTGGGCCTGTTGCTGACCCAGATACCGCAACAGGCCATGGCGGACGAAGCCCCGGCACTCTGCCTCGCACCCCAGGCCTACCTCGACGGCCCCGATGCCGAACGCCTTACCCACCAGGCCCTGACCGGCAAGGCCGCGAAACAGGCCATCACAACCCTGCTCGACGCGCCCCCGTTCCAGAACCGCGAAACCGTGACGCTCTGGCGCCTGGGCGACCAGGACGCCGACCAGCAGCCCAAGCCCGAGGATGTTGAAGGCTGGGCCAAGTTCTTCCGCAACCTGTTCCAGCTGGCCGAATACGCAAAGAGCCTGGACACCGTCGCCCTGGTGATCAAGACGCTGCTCTGGGGCCTGGTATTCAGCCTGGTCGTCTTGTTGATCTGGCGGTACCGCGACTGGCTGGCCGCCTTCGCCGAACGCCTCGGCCTGCCACAGCGCGCGCCGCGCGAAGCGCCGACGGTGCTCTTCGGCCTGGAACTGGCGCCGGAAAGCCTGCCCGACGACGTTGCCGGCGAAGCCGAACGCCTCTGGGCCAGCCAGCCCCGCGAGGCATTGGGCCTGCTCTACCGCGCCCTGCTGAGTCGACTTCTGCACGACTTCCGCCTGCCACTCAAGCAATCCCATACCGAGGGCGAGGTGCTGCAATTGGTGCGTCACCTGGAGAATGCCGAGCTGGAAGGCTTCAGCCAGACCCTCACCGGTCACTGGCAGAATCTCGCCT